A window of the Dyadobacter pollutisoli genome harbors these coding sequences:
- a CDS encoding tetratricopeptide repeat-containing sensor histidine kinase, which yields MNFFLRISLLVLLYASASAQSVDVNAILKRIQASKEDTNRVLAYIEYGQYHENQNLDSAAKYYLKAGALSDKLNYLTGKFKFRSNYTYILNLQGKFDQGLKLNKESLVIAREMNHAVNIGKSQANIATSYVYLGNFLEAIKHYQLSVDQFEKLGMKEFLPRLYISIGTAFEHANLFNKALVYKEKALALARPVKDSLQLADILTNIGGSYFNLKDYPKGLAHFSEGLAIAQKIKSDVFVIQGYAGLSRTNRKLKNLDKAKEFGEKGLELARKTGNVFLEMECLKTLMYLAEDTNQPELSAKYTEEALKIAEANEMTDHLVELYEDYATDLARKNNYKAAYDYLMKYTIMNDSIQGIDIQKQLQELDAKYLTAQKEKQIVTLEKEKQTRNTLIYGLIAGLIALALISVLAYRNIIIRKRIADKEVQQLQQEKQLVATNSILKGQEEERTRVARDLHDGLGGLLSGIKLTLNSVKGNVILPEESAMTFTRALTQLDGAISEMRRVAHSMMPETLVRFGLIDALNDFCEGISASGQLKVIMQDFGFDKRLDSSVEVVLYRVVQELLNNVLKYAEATEAHVQLTWVENNVSLTVEDNGKGFDVSILDQNKGAGMRNVQARVDYLNGKLDIQSKPDEGTSVLVEIVV from the coding sequence ATGAATTTTTTTTTAAGAATATCATTGCTTGTATTGTTATATGCCAGTGCTTCTGCTCAGAGCGTAGACGTGAATGCAATTCTGAAACGTATACAGGCCAGCAAGGAAGATACCAACCGCGTACTCGCCTACATTGAATATGGCCAGTACCACGAAAACCAGAATCTGGATAGTGCTGCCAAATATTATCTCAAGGCCGGTGCGTTGAGCGATAAACTGAATTACCTTACCGGAAAATTTAAGTTCCGTTCCAATTACACCTATATCCTCAATTTACAGGGTAAGTTTGATCAGGGTCTAAAATTGAACAAAGAAAGCCTGGTCATTGCGCGGGAAATGAACCACGCTGTCAATATCGGCAAGAGCCAGGCCAACATTGCAACCAGTTATGTGTATTTGGGTAATTTCCTCGAAGCGATCAAACACTATCAACTTTCTGTGGACCAGTTTGAAAAACTGGGAATGAAAGAATTCCTCCCACGGCTTTATATCAGCATAGGAACCGCTTTTGAGCATGCCAATTTGTTTAATAAGGCATTGGTATATAAAGAAAAAGCATTGGCACTGGCTAGGCCCGTGAAGGACAGCCTGCAATTGGCCGATATTCTTACCAACATTGGCGGGTCCTATTTCAATCTCAAAGATTATCCGAAAGGGCTGGCGCATTTCAGTGAAGGCCTTGCCATTGCGCAAAAAATTAAGTCTGATGTTTTCGTGATACAGGGCTATGCGGGACTCTCACGTACGAATCGGAAACTTAAAAATCTTGACAAAGCAAAAGAGTTTGGGGAAAAAGGGCTGGAACTGGCGAGAAAAACAGGGAATGTTTTCCTGGAAATGGAATGCCTGAAAACGCTGATGTATTTGGCCGAAGATACTAACCAGCCGGAACTTTCCGCCAAATACACGGAAGAAGCCCTTAAAATTGCCGAGGCCAATGAAATGACCGATCATTTGGTAGAGCTTTATGAAGACTACGCGACTGACCTTGCCCGAAAAAACAACTATAAGGCCGCCTACGATTACCTCATGAAATATACCATCATGAACGACTCCATTCAGGGCATAGACATACAAAAACAGCTGCAAGAGCTTGACGCCAAATACCTTACCGCACAAAAGGAAAAGCAGATCGTAACGCTTGAAAAGGAAAAACAAACACGAAACACACTCATTTATGGATTAATAGCGGGCCTTATTGCTTTGGCGCTCATATCGGTGCTGGCTTACAGAAACATTATCATCCGGAAACGTATCGCTGACAAGGAGGTTCAGCAGCTGCAGCAGGAAAAACAATTGGTCGCCACCAACTCCATTTTGAAAGGCCAGGAAGAAGAACGTACCCGCGTGGCGCGTGATTTGCACGACGGGCTGGGAGGACTATTATCAGGTATTAAATTAACTTTAAATTCCGTGAAAGGAAATGTAATTCTGCCCGAGGAAAGCGCTATGACCTTTACCAGGGCTCTCACACAATTGGACGGCGCGATCAGCGAGATGCGCCGGGTGGCACATAGCATGATGCCGGAAACACTGGTACGCTTTGGACTGATAGACGCTCTCAATGACTTTTGCGAAGGCATCAGCGCTTCGGGTCAGTTAAAAGTAATTATGCAGGATTTCGGTTTCGACAAACGTCTCGACTCATCTGTGGAGGTCGTACTTTACCGTGTTGTGCAGGAATTGCTCAATAATGTGCTGAAATATGCAGAAGCAACCGAAGCTCACGTGCAGCTAACCTGGGTTGAAAACAATGTCAGCCTTACCGTGGAAGACAATGGAAAAGGTTTCGACGTAAGCATACTCGATCAGAACA